The proteins below are encoded in one region of Acetoanaerobium noterae:
- a CDS encoding HsdR family type I site-specific deoxyribonuclease, whose protein sequence is MADYKTIAESKKFIVLDKYTKCPQVNEAYQSEYNLEREFITDLENQGYEYVQGLNNTEKILVNIRIQLEELNKVKFTDAEWVRFCEQYLDKPSDNHIDKTRKIHNDYIFDFVFDDGHIQNIYLVDKKNIARNKVQVISQFEQKGSHANRYDVTILVNGLPLVQVELKKRGVAIREAFNQVHRYSKESFNSENSLYKYVQIFVISNGTDSRYFANTTRRDKNSFDFTMNWAKSDNTLIKDLKDFTATFFQKNTLLSVLLKYSVFDTSDILLIMRPYQIAATERILWKIESSYQAKKWRTTESGGYIWHTTGSGKTLTSFKAARLATELSFIDKVFFVVDRKDLDYQTMKEYQRFSPDSVNGSENTIGLKRNIEKDDNKIIVTTIQKLNNLMKSETDLAIYDKQVVFIFDEAHRSQFGEAQKNINKKFKKFYQFGFTGTPIFPENALGSETTATVFGRELHSYVITDAIRDEKVLKFKVDYNDVRPKFKNIETEQDEKKLSAEENKEALLHPERIKEISQYILNNFKTKTHRLTANGKGFNAMFAVSSVDAAKLYYEALSNLQKGSEKPLRIATIFSFAANEEQSAIGEILDETFEPSAMDSSAKEFLGLAIKDYNAMFKTNYSVESSEFQNYYRDLAKRVKEKEIDLLIVVGMFLTGFDAPTLNTLFVDKNLRYHGLIQAYSRTNRIYDSTKTFGNIITFRDLEKATIDAITLFGDKNTKNVVLEKSYTEYMQGFTDVATGDARRGYVDVVKELKERFPDIDNIVTEKDKKDFAKLFGEYLRVENILQNYDEFTALKAIQQLDITDEEQVEQFKVTYYLSDEEIQAMKEIEVPSERTIQDYRSTYNDIRDWLRNQNAGEKPEKSTIDWDDVVFEVDLLKSQEINLDYILELIFEHNKKSKDKEALVEDVRRLIRSSVGNRAKESLVVDFINQTDLDKIKDKASIIDEFFTFAQAEQQREAEELIISEKLNEDAARRYILSSLKREYASQNGTELNEILPKMSPLNPEYLTKKQSVFQKIAAFVEKFKGVGGKL, encoded by the coding sequence AGTGGGTTAGATTTTGTGAGCAGTATTTAGACAAGCCTAGTGATAATCATATTGACAAGACTCGTAAGATTCACAATGACTATATATTTGATTTTGTGTTTGATGATGGGCATATTCAAAACATCTATCTAGTAGATAAAAAGAATATTGCAAGAAATAAAGTGCAGGTCATTTCTCAGTTTGAGCAAAAAGGTTCTCATGCCAATAGATATGATGTGACTATCTTGGTAAATGGTCTACCTCTAGTACAAGTAGAGCTGAAAAAAAGAGGAGTAGCTATACGAGAAGCCTTTAATCAAGTCCATAGATATAGTAAAGAGAGCTTTAACTCTGAGAACTCTCTATATAAGTATGTGCAGATTTTTGTGATTTCTAATGGTACTGATAGCAGATATTTTGCTAATACTACTAGGCGTGATAAGAACAGCTTTGATTTTACTATGAATTGGGCAAAATCAGATAATACTCTTATCAAAGATCTAAAGGATTTTACTGCTACATTTTTTCAGAAAAATACTCTGCTAAGTGTATTACTCAAATACTCAGTGTTTGATACTAGTGATATTCTCCTTATTATGCGTCCATATCAGATAGCTGCTACTGAGAGAATATTATGGAAGATAGAAAGCTCATATCAAGCAAAGAAGTGGAGAACTACTGAAAGTGGTGGGTATATTTGGCATACTACAGGCTCGGGTAAGACTCTTACAAGTTTTAAAGCGGCTAGGCTAGCAACTGAGCTGAGCTTTATTGACAAGGTGTTTTTTGTGGTAGATAGAAAGGATTTAGACTATCAGACTATGAAGGAATATCAGCGTTTTTCTCCTGATAGTGTCAATGGCTCAGAAAACACAATAGGGCTAAAGCGAAACATAGAAAAAGATGATAACAAGATTATAGTTACTACTATTCAAAAGCTAAACAATCTAATGAAAAGTGAAACAGACCTAGCTATATATGATAAGCAGGTGGTATTTATTTTTGACGAAGCCCACCGCTCACAATTTGGTGAAGCTCAAAAAAATATAAATAAGAAGTTTAAAAAGTTCTATCAATTTGGCTTTACAGGTACTCCTATATTTCCAGAAAATGCTCTAGGCTCTGAAACTACAGCAACTGTATTTGGCAGGGAGCTACATTCTTATGTAATCACTGATGCCATAAGGGATGAAAAGGTACTTAAATTCAAAGTGGATTACAATGATGTGCGCCCAAAGTTTAAAAATATAGAGACTGAGCAAGATGAAAAGAAGCTATCGGCTGAGGAAAACAAAGAAGCTCTTCTTCATCCTGAGAGAATTAAGGAAATATCTCAGTATATCCTTAATAATTTTAAGACAAAAACTCATAGATTGACTGCAAATGGAAAAGGGTTTAATGCTATGTTTGCAGTTAGTAGCGTAGATGCGGCAAAGCTATATTATGAAGCTCTAAGTAATCTTCAAAAGGGCAGTGAAAAACCTCTTAGGATAGCTACTATATTTTCATTTGCGGCAAATGAAGAGCAAAGCGCTATAGGTGAGATACTAGATGAGACATTCGAGCCTTCTGCTATGGATTCTAGTGCAAAGGAATTCCTAGGCTTAGCAATAAAGGATTATAATGCTATGTTCAAGACAAACTACAGCGTAGAAAGTAGTGAGTTTCAAAATTACTATAGAGATTTAGCTAAAAGAGTAAAGGAAAAAGAAATTGATTTACTAATTGTTGTAGGGATGTTTCTGACAGGATTTGATGCTCCTACTCTAAATACTTTATTTGTGGACAAAAATCTTAGGTATCATGGACTTATCCAAGCATATTCTAGGACCAACCGTATATATGATTCGACCAAAACCTTTGGCAATATCATTACTTTTAGAGATTTAGAAAAAGCAACTATAGATGCCATTACTTTATTTGGAGATAAAAATACTAAAAATGTAGTTCTAGAAAAAAGCTATACGGAATATATGCAGGGCTTTACAGATGTGGCAACTGGAGATGCTCGCAGAGGATATGTAGATGTAGTAAAGGAATTAAAAGAGAGATTCCCAGATATAGATAATATAGTTACGGAAAAGGATAAAAAGGATTTTGCTAAGCTATTTGGGGAATACCTAAGAGTTGAAAACATCCTGCAAAACTACGATGAATTCACAGCTTTAAAAGCTATACAGCAGCTAGATATTACTGATGAAGAGCAAGTAGAACAATTCAAGGTTACTTATTATCTAAGCGATGAAGAAATACAGGCTATGAAAGAAATAGAAGTTCCAAGCGAAAGAACCATACAAGATTACCGTTCTACCTACAATGATATACGTGACTGGCTAAGAAACCAAAATGCTGGAGAGAAACCAGAAAAATCTACTATTGATTGGGATGACGTTGTATTTGAAGTAGACCTACTTAAATCTCAAGAAATCAATTTGGATTATATTCTAGAGCTTATATTTGAGCATAACAAGAAATCAAAGGATAAGGAAGCCTTAGTTGAGGATGTGCGTAGACTCATTCGTTCTAGTGTGGGAAATCGTGCAAAAGAAAGCCTAGTAGTTGACTTTATAAACCAAACAGACCTAGACAAAATCAAGGATAAGGCTAGCATCATAGATGAATTTTTTACATTTGCCCAGGCAGAGCAACAGCGTGAGGCAGAAGAATTGATAATCTCAGAAAAACTCAATGAGGATGCTGCTAGAAGATATATATTAAGCTCATTAAAAAGAGAATATGCAAGTCAAAATGGAACAGAGCTTAATGAAATCTTACCTAAAATGAGTCCACTTAACCCTGAATACCTCACTAAAAAGCAGAGCGTATTTCAAAAGATAGCTGCTTTTGTGGAGAAGTTCAAAGGGGTGGGGGGGAAACTATAA